One genomic segment of Trichococcus shcherbakoviae includes these proteins:
- a CDS encoding FTR1 family protein produces the protein MDTFLPAFIMGCREGLEAFLIVSIILQYLRKSKNESLRKYVYYGTIGGIVASLGIGGILYILSKAIDKMDQVAKLWESGASFVALALVTTFIYWMIKHGRNMVSTVESSVSQNLSAFGIASVAFIMVAREGVEVAIFTFAGQYAIAALFTGIASALVLAVLINHSLVKVNLRILFNITLAYLILQAGFLLGYGIHEGLSALGSMNLLSSESPLFIKAFDLSETIFYHKEGLLGLPLYVLFGWYSKPEILQFIMQYLYTGSLFYIWHREIKKETSKLNSLTQ, from the coding sequence ATGGATACATTTCTGCCCGCGTTTATCATGGGTTGCAGGGAAGGCTTGGAAGCATTCCTTATCGTCAGCATCATTCTTCAGTATTTGAGGAAAAGCAAAAATGAGTCTTTGCGGAAATATGTTTACTATGGGACAATTGGTGGCATTGTTGCATCGCTTGGAATCGGGGGCATTCTTTACATCCTGTCCAAAGCGATCGACAAAATGGATCAAGTGGCAAAATTATGGGAGAGCGGAGCAAGTTTCGTTGCGTTGGCATTGGTGACTACGTTCATCTACTGGATGATTAAGCACGGCCGAAACATGGTCTCAACTGTGGAAAGCAGTGTCAGCCAAAATCTATCTGCCTTCGGGATTGCCAGCGTTGCTTTCATAATGGTCGCGCGTGAGGGCGTAGAGGTTGCGATCTTCACTTTTGCCGGACAGTACGCCATCGCTGCGCTGTTTACAGGTATCGCATCGGCTTTGGTTTTGGCAGTCCTGATCAATCATTCGCTGGTGAAAGTCAATTTAAGGATTCTGTTCAACATCACCTTGGCCTATCTCATCCTGCAAGCCGGCTTTTTGCTTGGTTACGGTATCCATGAAGGCTTATCCGCTCTTGGCTCCATGAACCTATTATCTAGCGAGAGCCCGCTATTTATTAAAGCCTTTGACCTATCGGAGACTATTTTTTACCATAAAGAAGGACTGCTTGGCTTGCCTCTGTATGTCCTGTTCGGATGGTATTCCAAACCGGAAATCCTTCAATTTATTATGCAATACCTCTACACGGGTTCGCTTTTCTACATTTGGCATAGGGAAATAAAAAAAGAAACGAGTAAATTAAATTCGCTCACGCAATAA
- a CDS encoding type II toxin-antitoxin system RelB/DinJ family antitoxin, giving the protein MATIRIDDELKKDADKMFDEVGMNTSVAVKIFLTRFVKTGKFPFEIEAFDYQPSEETKEAFEETAEMIKRSDLENKEDLNSYFSRMKREADEEMHA; this is encoded by the coding sequence ATGGCTACAATCAGAATTGACGATGAACTCAAAAAAGACGCTGACAAAATGTTTGATGAAGTTGGGATGAATACTTCAGTTGCTGTAAAAATATTTCTTACGAGATTTGTCAAAACAGGTAAATTTCCCTTTGAAATTGAAGCCTTCGATTATCAACCAAGTGAAGAAACAAAAGAAGCATTCGAAGAAACTGCTGAAATGATAAAGAGATCAGATCTGGAGAATAAGGAAGATTTGAACAGCTACTTCTCAAGAATGAAACGAGAAGCAGATGAGGAAATGCATGCTTAA
- a CDS encoding MetQ/NlpA family ABC transporter substrate-binding protein, whose product MKKIFKSLVTVGAAALFLAACGQEAAQEDIRTVKIGVVGERNEVWEHVQEQLEENNEPVRIELVKFTEYVKPIQALEEGEIDLHAALTEIYMEQVNEDAGYSNTTIAYTTLNPMGLFSEKHTSVDEIPDGGEIAIPDDVSNESRALLLLQAAGLIELDAEKGLLPTVNDITSNPKNLKFTVLAANQTARAMTDVDASVVNNDMAADAGLVPTEDAIFLEPVAESSKPYYNVIASREDETEDPDFQIIVDYYQTPEVEKIIDEVTNKSSIPVWE is encoded by the coding sequence ATGAAAAAAATATTTAAAAGTTTAGTAACGGTTGGGGCAGCGGCATTGTTTCTCGCTGCGTGCGGCCAGGAAGCGGCTCAAGAAGATATCCGGACTGTGAAAATTGGCGTTGTCGGTGAACGGAATGAGGTGTGGGAACATGTTCAAGAACAACTTGAAGAAAACAACGAACCCGTAAGAATCGAGCTGGTAAAATTCACGGAATATGTGAAACCGATCCAAGCTTTGGAAGAGGGCGAAATTGATCTGCACGCGGCTTTGACTGAAATTTACATGGAACAAGTGAATGAAGATGCGGGATACAGCAACACGACAATCGCCTATACAACACTGAATCCGATGGGTCTTTTTTCCGAAAAACACACATCTGTAGATGAAATACCGGATGGTGGGGAAATCGCGATACCGGATGATGTTTCGAACGAATCCAGAGCGTTGCTGTTGTTGCAGGCTGCCGGACTGATTGAATTGGATGCAGAGAAGGGCTTATTACCTACTGTAAATGACATCACTTCAAATCCGAAAAACCTAAAATTTACTGTCCTGGCTGCCAATCAAACTGCTCGCGCTATGACCGACGTTGACGCCTCCGTAGTCAATAATGACATGGCTGCCGATGCAGGCTTAGTGCCTACTGAGGATGCTATTTTCCTTGAACCTGTGGCTGAATCATCCAAGCCATATTATAATGTGATTGCTTCCCGAGAAGATGAAACTGAAGATCCTGATTTCCAAATCATCGTCGATTATTATCAAACTCCTGAAGTCGAAAAAATCATAGATGAAGTTACCAACAAATCGTCCATACCCGTTTGGGAATAA
- the msrA gene encoding peptide-methionine (S)-S-oxide reductase MsrA: MSKEIATLAGGCFWCMLEPFDEQSGIESVVSGYTGGFKENPTYEEVKAGGTGHTEAIQITFDNSMISYGELLDIYWQQTDPTDAMGQFMDRGSSYRPEIFYHSETQKEIAERSKEELKDKLAIATTIVTQISPASIFYPAEEYHQDFYKKEGNHERMIPLEEDRQNRLNEVWGEADKHEKNI, from the coding sequence ATGTCTAAAGAAATTGCAACACTTGCCGGAGGTTGTTTCTGGTGTATGCTTGAACCGTTTGATGAACAATCTGGAATCGAGTCCGTCGTTTCCGGCTATACTGGCGGTTTCAAAGAAAATCCGACGTATGAGGAAGTGAAGGCAGGAGGAACCGGGCACACAGAGGCGATCCAGATCACTTTTGATAATAGTATGATTTCCTATGGGGAGTTGCTGGATATTTATTGGCAACAAACGGATCCGACAGATGCCATGGGACAGTTCATGGACCGCGGCTCGTCGTACCGTCCGGAAATCTTTTATCACTCGGAAACACAGAAAGAAATTGCGGAACGCTCAAAAGAGGAGCTGAAAGATAAGCTGGCAATCGCTACAACGATCGTCACGCAAATTTCACCTGCAAGCATCTTTTATCCTGCGGAAGAGTACCATCAGGATTTTTATAAAAAAGAGGGAAACCATGAGCGGATGATCCCTTTGGAAGAAGACAGGCAAAATCGCTTAAACGAAGTATGGGGAGAGGCGGACAAACATGAAAAAAATATTTAA
- a CDS encoding EamA family transporter: protein MQKTKNQTQIYAFVTVLLWASAFVFTKIALTYYTAEAIGVLRYVIASLLFIVIGVFQKIGLPEKKDIPKFLLAGALGFSLYMITFNQASKSLTAATGSVVIASAPILTALFAWMIFKERICSLGWVAIIIEFIGILILTLWNGILSVNAGIFWMFGAAVCISGYNLLQRSLLKKYSALQSTAYSVLAGTLFLLWYLPDAAVQFGNAPLQQLLVMIFLGVFPSALAYMLWAKALMLAQKTSEVTNYMFVTPLLAALMGFLIMGEIPALSTWLGGLMIFAGLLLFKKANT, encoded by the coding sequence ATGCAAAAGACAAAAAATCAGACACAAATCTATGCCTTTGTTACAGTGCTGCTATGGGCATCGGCATTTGTTTTCACAAAAATCGCGCTGACTTACTACACGGCAGAAGCGATAGGCGTTCTCCGTTATGTGATCGCTTCGCTATTATTCATTGTAATCGGGGTTTTCCAAAAAATTGGATTGCCGGAGAAAAAAGATATCCCTAAATTCCTGCTGGCCGGTGCTTTAGGGTTTTCGCTCTATATGATCACCTTCAACCAGGCTTCAAAATCGCTGACGGCCGCAACAGGCAGTGTTGTCATCGCCTCCGCGCCTATCTTGACGGCCCTGTTTGCTTGGATGATATTCAAGGAACGAATCTGCTCGCTGGGATGGGTCGCAATCATCATTGAATTCATCGGAATACTGATTTTGACATTATGGAATGGTATCCTTTCGGTGAACGCAGGTATTTTCTGGATGTTTGGCGCAGCCGTCTGCATCAGTGGCTATAATCTGCTGCAACGTTCCTTGTTGAAAAAATACTCTGCCTTACAATCAACAGCTTACAGCGTTTTGGCTGGAACCCTGTTTCTGCTGTGGTACTTACCGGATGCGGCGGTCCAATTCGGCAATGCCCCACTTCAGCAGTTGCTAGTGATGATTTTTCTGGGTGTATTCCCCAGTGCACTTGCGTATATGTTGTGGGCAAAAGCGCTGATGCTCGCACAAAAAACAAGCGAGGTAACGAATTACATGTTTGTTACGCCATTGCTGGCCGCTTTGATGGGCTTCCTCATAATGGGAGAGATCCCTGCATTGTCGACATGGTTGGGCGGCCTGATGATCTTTGCCGGCTTGTTGCTGTTCAAAAAAGCCAATACGTGA